GTGATGATCAACCGCACGACCGATAACCCCAACGGGGCCAACAGTGCCACTCCTTTTCTGGACACGACTGGAAACAACACCACCACGGTTCGTATGAGCAATGCCAATGCTAAGGCACTTGGGCTTCTGTCGGGTAACAATGCTGCAACCGATGCCAGTATTACCTTCAGCACTGCCTTTAGCTGGGACTTCGATCCCAGCAATGGAATCACCGCGGGAAACTTCGATTTTATCGGGATTGCGACCCATGAGATCGGGCACTCGCTTGGTTTTATCAGTGGCGTCGATACCTTGGATGGCAATCCCACGGGGTTCAGCAGCAATGCGTTTACCTTTGTCTCCACCCTGGATCTCTTCCGACGCTCGGCCTTGAGTCTTGCCAATGGGGGAAATGACACCATTGACTGGGCTGCAGATAACCGCGACAAGTACTTCTCGCTGGATGGGGGCACTACCAACCTGGGGCTCTTCTCCAATGGGCAAACCTTTGGCGATGGTCAGCAGGCAAGCCACTGGAAGGACAACCTGGGGCTGGGCGTGATGGACCCGACGGCGGGTACGGGCGAGCTACTGACCATCACTGCGCGTGATATTCAAGCGTTCGATGCCATCGGCTGGACACTGGCCGCGACAAGTGCCCCCGAGCCCGGGACACTAGCACTGGCGCTGCTCGGGATTCCCGCTATCGCCGTGCTTCGCCGTCGCAGAGCGTAGCGACGAGCCATGCAAACAAAAAAGCCCCGGCCAGCTGGCCGGGGCTTTTTGATTTACGCTTAGATCTCTGCGGACTTGACCGTCTTGATGATCCGTGCGGCCACCTTGTAGGGATCGGCGGCGGAGTTGGGACGGCGGTCTTCCAGCCAGCCCTTCCAGCCACGCTGCACGGCTCCGATGGGGATGCGGATCGACGCGCCCCGGTCGGAGACACCGTAGGAGAACTTGTTCCACGGTGCGGTCTCGTGCTTGCCGGTCAGGCGCAGGTGGTTGTCCGGTCCATAGACATCGATATGGGCCATGATGATCTCCTCAGGAGCAAACGCCTGGCAGATCGCATCGTAGACTTCCTTCTTACCCGCGGTGCGCAGGGCGGTGTTGGAGAAGTTGGCGTGCATGCCCGAGCCGTTCCAGTCGGTATCGCCCAGCGGCTTGCAGTGCCAGTTCACCCAGACATCGTACTCCTCGCCGATGCGCTCCAGGAGGTAGCGTGCGATCCAGATCTGGTCGCCGGCCTCTTTGGCACCCTTGGCGAAGATCTGAAACTCCCACTGACCCGTGGCGACCTCGGCGTTGATGCCCTCGACATTCAGGCCTGCCTGAAGGCACTGCTCCAGGTGCTCCTCGACAATGCTACGTCCAAAGGCATTGCGTGCACCCACCGAGCAGTAGTAGGGACCCTGCGGACCCGGGTAGCCGCGCTCCGGGAAGCCCAGGGGCTTGTTGGTGGAACCGGCGTAGAGGAAGTACTCCTGCTCAAAGCCAAACCAGAAATCGTTGTCGTCGTCCTCGATTGTCGCGCGGCCATTGGAGCGGTGGGGCATGCCGTAGGCATCGAGAACCTCACACATCACCAGGTAGGCGGGGGTGCCCAGCTTGGAGCGCTCCGGATCGGGGCAGATAAAGACCGGCTTGAGCTGGCAGTCCGACGAGCCGCCGGGAGCCTGCTCCGTCGAGGAGCCGTCGAACGACCAGATCTCACAGTCCTCCAGCTTACCACTGAAGTCGTTCTCAATCTTGGTCTTGCTGCGAAGGCTCTGCATGGGCTGATAGCCGTCGAGCCAGATATATTCCAGTTTTGCTTTTGCCATAATTCGTTACCGTTTTGAGGAGGTTTAGAAGTCGCTCCTCGGGGGAATCGTCGCAGAAATTCTACCCTTTTTTATGTTTCCATTCGGTTTCCAAACAAAAAAAGCCCCGCCGTAACCGGCGAGGCTTCTCGGGGAGTCTTGCTCTAGGGGCAGGCGACTGTGTCCTCTGAGTCGAAGATGGGACCACCGGGGATACCATGGAAGTCGTTGTAGGGATCGGCGGCGGTGCTCACCGTGGAGGCAGGGTTCTCCAGCGCCGTTCCCTTGACCGGGGTCGCGATTCCGGTGCGCCAGCCGTAGATTGGGGTGCCTGCAGGGCGGCCATTGACCGCAGTCGTGGTGACCTGGTTGGGCGCGGGATTGGCCCCGTAGCGGAACCACTTGGCATGCCCATCGGAGAAGTTGACATTCACACCGTCGTTGTGGCGCGCATCTGCCAGGAAGTTCTGTGCCCCCAGCTTGACCGTGGGAGCGGCGGCTTCGTTGCGGTGTGAGCCATCAAAGAACATAATGGTCTCCGCGGGGAAGGCTGCGGCGGCAATGGAGGTCACGGGGGTGTAGGCTCCCTTGAGTGCAGGCATGCCGCCTCCACCGCAGAGATTGTCACCAAACAGGCCAAAGTTGGGGACGATTCCCACGTAGCGGAAGACACCCGACCAGAGGGGCCCGAGGCGGCTGTACCAGTCCAGACCCGGCTTGTAGCTGGGGCAGTTGAAGATATCGACATTCTTCATGTAGGGCTGCATCAGGTCATAGATCGTGATGACGGAAGGGCCGCCCGCAGGAAGCGCGACAGGGGTCGTGGTGGCTAAGGGACGAGGCCCCATGTAGGCGGCGGGGGGGAAGGTCTCGTCGTAGTCCTGGACATACTGGAGAACCGCCAGGCCGATCTGCTTCTGGTTGGAGAGACAGGAGGCGGAGCGCGCTTTTTCCCGTGCCTGGGCAAAGACGGGGAAGAGAATGGCTGCCAGGATGGCGATAATGGCGATTACCACGAGGAGCTCGATGAGGGTAAACCCGGTGGCACGGCACTTTCTAGTCATAGAAAAAGAAATCCTTATTGATTTAGCTAGCGAGATCTTACCCTGATTTCTCAGGGCCATCGCACGTGCAGTAAGACAGAGCTGCGGCGTATTAGGTTCCCAATCGTATCATAATTTGTTAATGATTATCAAGGTATATAAGCCCCATTGGCTCCCCCCAGGTGCAGTGCGAGGATCGCCTTGCGGCTTGTACAGGCCTGGAAGGAGATCGGGAGCCGGAACTCAGATCACTGCGGGCTAAGGGACGCGGAGCCACTCCTGCGGAGCAGATCGCTCTCACGAAGGATCGTATTTACCGCAGGGCACTGATCGGCGTGCTCGGTGAGGTGTCGCACAAGCCCTTTGCGCTACTTTATTGACGACGGTTGGGGATACATGGGCAGCAGCTCTGGATGCCCATGTATCACGAGACAGACCCTGGAAGAGAGCCCTGTTTTATCGAAGGAGCCCTAATTTGTCGCGGTCATCAGGGTGCTTAGCCGGCGTGGGTTGCGGGATGCCAAGGAGGCGGACTCATTGCTCGGAGGCACGGCAACCACAACAACCTCAGGCTCCTTCGCTTCGGGAGTTTCTTGCGATGGAACTTGGCTTACGGGGGAGCTAGTGTCTACCAGGAGGGAGATCAGCTGATCGAGCTGCTCACTCGACTGGGTTAGATGCCACTGCTTCTGCTTCGAGTCTTCCTGAAGCTGGTCCCGTAGGTTCCAAAGCCGGTCTATCTCCGCATTGATCTCCGCGACAGAGGCTTCTGACTCCTCAGCGGACTGCTTGATCTCTTGCATGAGGTGTGCCTTGCGCTTGGAGGCTTCGACTAAGACCTGATCGATATCACCGTCACTCTGCTGGAGGATCGATTGCTGGCAGATTTGCTGCTTGATCTCTCTTGGAATATTGTCCGTAAAGGTGCTGACGAGAGAAATCGCGTTTTCTAAGACTTTGCTATAGTTGGTTTCTGATTTTTTTGTGGGGAGTATTAGCTCGTCATAGTGCTTATTATATTTTATGCTGGTATGGCCGTTTTTCTTCGGGGTGGGCTCTGTGCTTAGCATAGATTCCGTGTTCGATTTTGAATCCGCGAATATATTGCTGAAAAAAGAAGGTCGTTTAGGTTTTGGTTCCATGGTTTTATACCCGTAGATTAAGAGTTGCTTATGCCCTAAAGTATTGGCGGCGCTTAGGAATTCGTTTAGGGAAGTCGCTACAAACCGGTAGAACTACGAGTTTAAGCTTGGGAGCATTTTGGGGAGATAAAACTTTGCTATATCAGGATAACGCACGGAGAAGCTCGGTCACCTTCTTTCCCTCTGTACCCGTCACATGGCCCGGCTCCTGGTTGACTAAGGCCTGCACGAAAGGCAGGTGGGTGGGGGCTGGGGTCTCAAAGCGGTGCTCGACCCCGTTGAGAGTGAACGCGGTGCCGTCGAAGGGATCACAGGTGAGGGTGCCGTCGGTGCCAAACAGCTCTAGGACATCCCGGCTAGGACGGGTCGCAAAGTGAAAGCATGCAGAGGCCACGACACCGCTGGCGAACTGAAGCGCAAAGACACTGTCGTTCTCCGCGGCGTGGTGCCCGAGGCGATTGGCGGCAAAGCCGTGGACCGCGGTGATATCGCCTAGCAGATAGAGGAGCATGTCGAGACGGTGTGAGCCGACATCCACCACATGGCCCCCGCCCGAGATCGCCGGGTCCACCCGCCAGCCGCTCGCCGGAGCTTTGGTGCAGAGCTGGAGCCGTGCCCCAAGGACGGTTCCTAGTGCCCCTGCCTCCAGGGCTGCCTTGATCGCCTGGAACTTGGGCCAGTAGCGCCGGTAGTAGGCGACATGGAGCGAGACCCCCGCCGCCGCGCAGGCCGCGATCATCTGGTCGCACTCCGCCACGGTGAGCGCCATGGGCTTCTCGACCAAGACATGCTTGCCCGCCGCCGCCGCTTGGAGCGTCTGCTCACAGTGTAGGTGGGGCGGCGTGGCAATATAGACCGCATCAACCTCGGGGTCCGAGAGCAGCCCCTCGACGGTTGCATAGGCCCGTCTTGCTCCGTGCCGCCGCGCGAAGTCCTGGGCTTTCTCCAAGTCCCGACGCATCACCGCGATGAGCGCGGAGCCCTCTGCTTGGTAGAGCGCCGGGCCGCCCTTCTTCTCCGCCACATCGCCACAGCCTAAAATTCCCCAACGCATGCCACTACTCTACCAGGATCAGGGCAAAACTTCACACAAAGTTAATCTTTGATTCGCGAATAATAATACAGGTATTTTGTTTCATGTGATATTCTCTTGGCGGAGAAATGATAGTTATGAAACGACACGCCTTTACATTAATTGAGCTGCTAGTGGTGATTGCCATTATTGCCATTCTAGCTGCGATTCTCTTCCCTGTCTTTGCCCAAGCACGCGAGAAAGCACGCTCCGCTTCCTGTCTCTCAAATATGAAGCAGATCGGAATTGCTGCGATGATGTATTTGCAGGACTACGACGAGCGAATGCCCTCGGATGCAGGGGTCGCTCGCCCTGCCTGTCCGGCTGCACTCGACGGCGACTGGGGTAAGGACTTCTGGGTCTTTCACTTCTATCCCTACATCAAGCAGCGGGCGGGAAATATTCAGCAACAGGGTGCGAGCATCTTCAACTGCCCCAGTGGCTCGTCGCTCCATGAGATGGATATGCCGGGAGACTATGTCTGCTACGGCTTTACGCCCCAGTGGCTCCAGCAGAACTGGAACCTGGTGCCCCGCGCCAATGGGAGCTTCGCTTGGTACAACTCCTACGCCATCAACGAGCACCTCTGCGATGCGGAGTTCCCCAACGAAGGGCCGGAGCTGGCTCGCTGGGAAGAGCCTGCCAACTCGTACATGATCCTGGAGGCCAATAAGTCCGAGCTGGAGGGGGACGAGCTCTCCCGCACGCCTGGAACCTTCGCCAAAAATAACTGGATTGGTGCGCAGGTGCGCCATAGTGAGGGAATGAACATTACCTACCTCGACGGTCACGCAAAGTGGCTTCGGGTGAGCTACGGAACCCTCTCCAGCTCGTCGGCAACACGCGCTAACTGGATCTCTCCTCCGGGAGCCGCTAACTCCCAGTTCGACTGTGGCCCTTGGACAGCACCAGGCAATGACAACGTGCGCTTTGACAACGGCCAGCCCTGTAAATAAGCACGTATGCATATCATAGAACTCAAGCCCACTGTCGCCACCGAGCCAGTGGGCACCGACCCTGATGACCCCGCGATCTGGATGCATCCCCACCAACCTGAGAGGAGCCTGATCCTGGGGACAAATAAGACGTCCGCAGCGGAGGGCGGGGCACTCTATGTGTTTGGGCTTGATGGGAAAGTCCGCCAGATTTTTGGCGGACTTGATCGTCCCAACAATGTCGCTGTGCGTGGCTCACTGGCAGCGGTCACAGAGCGCCTGAGGTCCCAGCTTCACTTCTTCCGCATCGCCGATACGGCCAAGCCGCTCACGGACGCAGGAGTGCTGCCGGTTTTTGTCGGGGAGAAAGACGACTTCGCGGCCCCGATGGGGATCGACTTTTACCTTCGCCCCCGCGATAAGGCCCTCTTTGTGATCGTCAGCCGCAAGAGTGGCCCCGCGACAGGCTACTTAGAGCAGTGGCGTCTCCAGACGAGAGGCACGAACGTCACCGGGACACTTGTCCGGCGCTTTGGTAGCTACTCCGGCAAGAAAGAGATCGAGTCGGTGGCGGTGGACGATGCAGCCGATCTGGTGTACTACAGCGACGAGGGCTTTGGAGTTCGTTGCTGGCCCGCCGACCCCGATGCGCCTCAGGCAAATCGAGAGCGGGCGGTCTTTGCGCGCACAGGCTGGAAGGGCGATCACGAAGGAATCGCGCTCTGGGGGAACTACGTGGTCTGCACCGATCAGATCGTTGGGGGCAGTCTCTACTATGGATTCAAAAAAGAGAGCCCTGATACTCCGCACTTCGTGATCCGTGGCGGCGCAGATGAGACCGATGGAATTGAGATGGTAGGCAAGCCGCTGGGCAAGCGCTTCCCCCACGGTATCTTGGTGGCCATGAATAGTAATACTAAGAATTTTTTATGCTATTCACTGCCGCATACTCGCTCGGTGAGG
This genomic interval from Armatimonas rosea contains the following:
- a CDS encoding glutamine synthetase beta-grasp domain-containing protein, whose amino-acid sequence is MAKAKLEYIWLDGYQPMQSLRSKTKIENDFSGKLEDCEIWSFDGSSTEQAPGGSSDCQLKPVFICPDPERSKLGTPAYLVMCEVLDAYGMPHRSNGRATIEDDDNDFWFGFEQEYFLYAGSTNKPLGFPERGYPGPQGPYYCSVGARNAFGRSIVEEHLEQCLQAGLNVEGINAEVATGQWEFQIFAKGAKEAGDQIWIARYLLERIGEEYDVWVNWHCKPLGDTDWNGSGMHANFSNTALRTAGKKEVYDAICQAFAPEEIIMAHIDVYGPDNHLRLTGKHETAPWNKFSYGVSDRGASIRIPIGAVQRGWKGWLEDRRPNSAADPYKVAARIIKTVKSAEI
- a CDS encoding DUF1559 domain-containing protein, which encodes MTRKCRATGFTLIELLVVIAIIAILAAILFPVFAQAREKARSASCLSNQKQIGLAVLQYVQDYDETFPPAAYMGPRPLATTTPVALPAGGPSVITIYDLMQPYMKNVDIFNCPSYKPGLDWYSRLGPLWSGVFRYVGIVPNFGLFGDNLCGGGGMPALKGAYTPVTSIAAAAFPAETIMFFDGSHRNEAAAPTVKLGAQNFLADARHNDGVNVNFSDGHAKWFRYGANPAPNQVTTTAVNGRPAGTPIYGWRTGIATPVKGTALENPASTVSTAADPYNDFHGIPGGPIFDSEDTVACP
- a CDS encoding Gfo/Idh/MocA family protein codes for the protein MRWGILGCGDVAEKKGGPALYQAEGSALIAVMRRDLEKAQDFARRHGARRAYATVEGLLSDPEVDAVYIATPPHLHCEQTLQAAAAGKHVLVEKPMALTVAECDQMIAACAAAGVSLHVAYYRRYWPKFQAIKAALEAGALGTVLGARLQLCTKAPASGWRVDPAISGGGHVVDVGSHRLDMLLYLLGDITAVHGFAANRLGHHAAENDSVFALQFASGVVASACFHFATRPSRDVLELFGTDGTLTCDPFDGTAFTLNGVEHRFETPAPTHLPFVQALVNQEPGHVTGTEGKKVTELLRALS
- a CDS encoding NF038122 family metalloprotease, translating into MRNLNGLSRTRLGLSALTLISLIGTSHALTFNFTPVPGTSQQAIDGFAAAGARWSALFTDNVTVNLTIGFSALGSGILAQAGSTQNTYTYTNVRNALINDASSATDAAAIAQLPNRNGGTSFGVMINRTTDNPNGANSATPFLDTTGNNTTTVRMSNANAKALGLLSGNNAATDASITFSTAFSWDFDPSNGITAGNFDFIGIATHEIGHSLGFISGVDTLDGNPTGFSSNAFTFVSTLDLFRRSALSLANGGNDTIDWAADNRDKYFSLDGGTTNLGLFSNGQTFGDGQQASHWKDNLGLGVMDPTAGTGELLTITARDIQAFDAIGWTLAATSAPEPGTLALALLGIPAIAVLRRRRA
- a CDS encoding phytase yields the protein MHIIELKPTVATEPVGTDPDDPAIWMHPHQPERSLILGTNKTSAAEGGALYVFGLDGKVRQIFGGLDRPNNVAVRGSLAAVTERLRSQLHFFRIADTAKPLTDAGVLPVFVGEKDDFAAPMGIDFYLRPRDKALFVIVSRKSGPATGYLEQWRLQTRGTNVTGTLVRRFGSYSGKKEIESVAVDDAADLVYYSDEGFGVRCWPADPDAPQANRERAVFARTGWKGDHEGIALWGNYVVCTDQIVGGSLYYGFKKESPDTPHFVIRGGADETDGIEMVGKPLGKRFPHGILVAMNSNTKNFLCYSLPHTRSVR
- a CDS encoding DUF1559 domain-containing protein yields the protein MKRHAFTLIELLVVIAIIAILAAILFPVFAQAREKARSASCLSNMKQIGIAAMMYLQDYDERMPSDAGVARPACPAALDGDWGKDFWVFHFYPYIKQRAGNIQQQGASIFNCPSGSSLHEMDMPGDYVCYGFTPQWLQQNWNLVPRANGSFAWYNSYAINEHLCDAEFPNEGPELARWEEPANSYMILEANKSELEGDELSRTPGTFAKNNWIGAQVRHSEGMNITYLDGHAKWLRVSYGTLSSSSATRANWISPPGAANSQFDCGPWTAPGNDNVRFDNGQPCK